GGCGCCGGGCCGACGAACGCCGTGCAGGCGTCGGTGCCGCCGGAGAGGCTGGCGATCTGCACCGACGGGCCCAGGTTGCGGCTCAGCCAGCGGAAGCCGTCGGTCGACAGCGGCGCCCCGGTGCTGCCGACCGCCCGCAGCGCCGGGAACGCCGACGGGTCCAGCGTCAGGCCGTCCTTCAGGCAGGCCTGCACGAACGGCGCCGACGTGCCGAGGACGGCGACCCGTTCCTCGGCCGCGAACTCCCACAGCGACCGCAGCGACGGGTACCCCGGGCTGCCGTCGTACAGCACCACCGTCGACCCGACGAGCAGCCCGCCGATGAGGAAGTTCCACATCATCCAGCCGGTCGTGGTGTACCAGAAGAACCGTTCGCCGGGCTTGAGATCGAGCTGCAGGCCGGCCGACTTGACGTGCTCGAGGACGATGCCGCCGTGGCCCTGGACGATCCCCTTCGGCAGGCCGGTGGTGCCGGACGAGTACAGCACCCATAGCGGTTGGTCGAACGGCACCGGCTCGAACTCCAGCGGCGCGCCGTCGTGCTCGGCCAGCAGCTCCGGCCACGAGTGCGCGTCGGGCACGTCCGTCCCCGCGAACGGGAACGAGACGACGGCGCGTAGGTCCGGCAGTTGCGCCCGCAGCGCCGCCACCGTCGGCCGGACGTCGATCGTCTTCCCGTTGTAGACGTAGCCGTCGCAGGTCACGAGCACGGTCGGCGCGATCTGCGCGAACCGGTCGGCCGCCGCGCGCACGCCGAAGTCGGGGGAGCAGGACGACCAGACGGCGCCCAGGCTGGCCGTCGCCAGGAACGCGACCAGCGTCTCCGGCGCGTTCGGCACCAGCGCCGCGACCCGGTCGCCTCGCCGCACGCCCAGGGCGGCCAGCGCCGCCCGCATGGCCGCGACCTGCCGGCGCAGCTCACCGTGGGTCAGCTCGGCGCGCAGCCCGTCCTCGCGGCGGAACACGACCGCGACGTCGTCGTCGCCCTTGCCGTCGCCGGGGCCCAGCGCCTGCTCGGCGTAGTTGAGCGTCGCGCCGGGGAACC
This Jiangella alba DNA region includes the following protein-coding sequences:
- a CDS encoding acetoacetate--CoA ligase — its product is MTDDAEVVWRPDPEAVAHSRIAAFRRRLRDEGLVDAADYDELWRWSVGEPGEFWGAVTRFFDVAFRTPPEDVLPDVAMPGTRWFPGATLNYAEQALGPGDGKGDDDVAVVFRREDGLRAELTHGELRRQVAAMRAALAALGVRRGDRVAALVPNAPETLVAFLATASLGAVWSSCSPDFGVRAAADRFAQIAPTVLVTCDGYVYNGKTIDVRPTVAALRAQLPDLRAVVSFPFAGTDVPDAHSWPELLAEHDGAPLEFEPVPFDQPLWVLYSSGTTGLPKGIVQGHGGIVLEHVKSAGLQLDLKPGERFFWYTTTGWMMWNFLIGGLLVGSTVVLYDGSPGYPSLRSLWEFAAEERVAVLGTSAPFVQACLKDGLTLDPSAFPALRAVGSTGAPLSTDGFRWLSRNLGPSVQIASLSGGTDACTAFVGPAPDVPVWLGELSRPALGAALAAFDEAGHPVIGEVGELVLTAPLPSMPVSFWGDDDGSRLRAAYFEDYPGVWRHGDWVTITPHGSAVIHGRSDSTLNRGGVRMGTAEFYRVVEGHPAVVDSLVIDTSGAASPDGELICFLVLAPGASLSDVEPSLRTSLRAELSPRHVPDRFLVVDDVPRTLTGKKCEVPVKRILAGVAADRAVSREALRNPAALDPFVALASGTA